In a single window of the Micromonospora sp. WMMD1155 genome:
- a CDS encoding hemolysin family protein, giving the protein MLIVVGLLLIVVLTAATGYFVAQEFGYVAVDRGKLRQLADDGDQAAARALTVTSRLSFMLSGAQLGITVTALLVGYVAEPYLGAGLADLLGVAGVSEGVTLPLSVVLALVIATIVQMVLGELAPKNLAIARAEPLARALSRSTLVYLAVAGPVIRLFDRASIRLLRRVGIEPIEELPSGATPADLEQIIAESREEGSLDAEMSTLLDRGLDFRELTAGEAMVPRVDVHTVRAHESVSRVVELLDTGHSRFPVRGAEGVDDLVGVVGIADVLGVPPEKRATTPVSAVAGPPLLVPETLPLPTVLDRLRSGHRQMACVVDEYGGFAGVITLEDIAEELVGPIRDEDDPPERAPARQDDGSWVVPARWRIDEVADSTGIALPEAPEYDTLSGLVMRELGRVPEVGDRLEISLLPEGADGEVNEAEPRALVEVLAVDRHVADSVRLQLSKPEVTA; this is encoded by the coding sequence GTGTTGATCGTCGTTGGTCTTCTCTTGATCGTTGTTCTCACTGCCGCCACCGGTTACTTCGTGGCGCAGGAGTTCGGCTACGTCGCCGTGGACCGGGGCAAGCTGCGTCAGCTCGCCGACGACGGCGACCAGGCCGCCGCCCGGGCCCTGACGGTGACCAGCCGGCTCTCCTTCATGCTCTCCGGCGCCCAACTCGGCATCACCGTCACCGCCCTGCTGGTCGGCTACGTCGCCGAGCCGTACCTGGGCGCCGGCCTCGCCGACCTGCTCGGCGTGGCGGGCGTCAGCGAGGGGGTCACCCTGCCACTCTCGGTGGTGTTGGCCCTGGTCATCGCGACCATCGTGCAGATGGTCCTCGGTGAGCTGGCCCCGAAGAACCTGGCCATCGCGCGTGCCGAGCCGTTGGCCCGCGCGCTGAGCCGGTCCACCCTCGTCTACCTCGCCGTCGCCGGGCCGGTGATCCGGCTCTTCGACCGGGCGTCGATCCGGCTGCTCCGCCGGGTCGGCATCGAGCCGATCGAGGAGCTGCCCAGTGGCGCCACCCCGGCCGACCTGGAGCAGATCATCGCCGAGTCCCGCGAGGAGGGCAGCCTGGACGCGGAGATGTCCACGCTGCTCGACCGAGGTCTGGACTTCCGCGAGCTGACCGCCGGGGAGGCCATGGTGCCCCGGGTCGACGTGCACACCGTACGGGCGCACGAGTCGGTCAGCCGCGTGGTCGAGCTGCTGGACACCGGCCACTCCCGCTTCCCGGTACGCGGTGCGGAGGGCGTCGACGACCTGGTCGGCGTCGTCGGCATCGCCGACGTGCTCGGCGTACCCCCGGAGAAGCGGGCGACCACGCCGGTGAGCGCGGTGGCGGGCCCGCCGCTGCTCGTACCGGAGACGTTGCCCCTGCCCACGGTGCTGGACCGCCTGCGGTCCGGCCACCGGCAGATGGCCTGTGTGGTCGACGAGTACGGCGGTTTCGCCGGGGTCATCACGCTGGAGGACATCGCCGAGGAGTTGGTCGGCCCGATCCGGGACGAGGACGACCCACCGGAGCGGGCACCCGCCCGCCAGGACGACGGGTCGTGGGTGGTGCCGGCCCGCTGGCGGATCGACGAGGTCGCCGACAGCACCGGCATCGCGCTGCCCGAGGCACCGGAGTACGACACCCTGTCCGGGTTGGTGATGCGGGAGTTGGGCCGGGTGCCGGAGGTCGGTGACCGGCTGGAGATCAGCCTGCTGCCGGAGGGCGCGGACGGCGAGGTCAACGAGGCGGAGCCGCGCGCGCTGGTCGAGGTGCTGGCCGTGGACCGGCACGTGGCGGATTCGGTGCGGTTGCAGCTGAGCAAACCCGAGGTGACCGCATGA
- a CDS encoding monovalent cation/H+ antiporter complex subunit F, with protein MTIFLAAVLTALLSVTALLALARLYRGPSLIDRVIAADMLLATMVGAVGAEAAVNRHATTLPVLVVLSLLGFIGSVSLVRFAVREQV; from the coding sequence ATGACCATCTTTTTGGCCGCCGTCCTCACCGCTCTACTGTCGGTGACCGCGCTGCTGGCACTGGCCCGCCTCTACCGGGGGCCGTCCCTGATCGACCGGGTGATCGCCGCGGACATGCTGCTCGCCACCATGGTCGGCGCGGTGGGCGCGGAGGCGGCGGTCAACCGGCACGCCACCACGCTGCCGGTGCTCGTGGTGCTCTCCCTGCTGGGGTTCATCGGTTCGGTGTCGCTGGTCCGTTTCGCCGTCCGGGAGCAGGTGTGA
- the mnhG gene encoding monovalent cation/H(+) antiporter subunit G encodes MSTLADWLGAACLIAGALLALAAAIGVLRFPDALSRMHAATKPQVLGVLLLLLGIALRLRSGSDLGMLLLVAVFQLATAPVAAQMIGRAAYRAGRLDRSLLDADELAERGSGGGPQGPA; translated from the coding sequence ATCAGCACCCTCGCGGACTGGCTGGGCGCGGCCTGTCTGATCGCCGGAGCGCTGCTCGCCCTGGCCGCCGCGATCGGTGTGCTCCGCTTTCCCGACGCCCTGTCCCGGATGCACGCCGCCACCAAGCCGCAGGTGCTCGGAGTGCTCCTGCTGCTGCTCGGCATCGCGCTGCGTCTCCGTTCCGGATCGGACCTCGGCATGCTCCTGCTCGTGGCTGTGTTTCAGCTCGCCACCGCGCCGGTGGCGGCTCAGATGATCGGGCGGGCCGCGTACCGGGCGGGTCGACTCGACCGGAGCCTGCTCGACGCCGATGAGCTGGCCGAACGCGGATCGGGCGGCGGGCCGCAAGGCCCGGCGTGA
- a CDS encoding Na+/H+ antiporter subunit D, whose protein sequence is MGALVPLPVVVPLFGAALTLLLAGMPRLQRAISVLCLCGTLVVALVLLVQAYRHGPVVVTVGAWPAPVGIVLIADQLAALMVVVSSAVTLCVLLYSIGQGRSETSESTPVSIFHPTYLVLTAGVTNAFLAGDLFNLFVGFEILLAASFVLITLGGTETRIRTGSTYVVVSILSSMMFLTAVGLVYAATGTLNLAQLAHRLDDLPDGVRLALELTLLLAFAIKAAVFPLSAWLPDSYPTAPAPVTAVFAGLLTKVGVYAIIRTETLLFPGGHADTLLMVVAGLTMVVGILGAVAQSDLKRLFSFTLVSHIGYMIFGVALSTAAGLSGAIFYVVHHITIQTTLFLVAGLVEERAGSTDLRRIGGLARVAPLLGVLFFVPAMNLAGVPPFSGFLGKLGLLQAGVAAGGPLPGVLVAAGTVTSLLTLYVASRVWNIAFWRAPRLATGDPVVRLPRLMVGATVALVALGLALTVLAGPLFDVTADAAADLRLRTPYVRAVLPGGEP, encoded by the coding sequence ATGGGCGCGTTGGTGCCGTTGCCGGTGGTGGTGCCGCTGTTCGGTGCGGCGTTGACCCTGCTGTTGGCCGGGATGCCCCGACTTCAGCGCGCGATAAGTGTGCTCTGCCTGTGCGGCACGCTCGTCGTGGCGCTGGTGCTGCTGGTGCAGGCGTACCGGCACGGGCCGGTGGTGGTGACGGTCGGCGCCTGGCCGGCTCCGGTGGGCATCGTGCTGATCGCCGACCAGTTGGCCGCGCTGATGGTGGTGGTCTCGTCGGCGGTGACCCTCTGCGTGCTGCTGTACTCGATCGGTCAGGGCCGCAGCGAGACGAGCGAGTCCACGCCGGTGTCGATCTTCCACCCGACGTACCTGGTGCTCACCGCGGGCGTGACCAACGCCTTCCTGGCCGGTGACCTGTTCAACCTCTTCGTCGGCTTCGAGATCCTGCTGGCTGCGAGCTTCGTGTTGATCACGTTGGGCGGCACCGAGACCCGGATCCGGACCGGGTCGACGTACGTGGTGGTCAGCATCCTCTCCTCGATGATGTTCCTGACGGCGGTGGGCCTGGTGTACGCGGCCACCGGCACGCTCAACCTGGCCCAGCTCGCCCACCGTCTCGACGACCTGCCCGACGGCGTACGGCTGGCTCTGGAGTTGACGTTGCTGCTGGCCTTCGCGATCAAGGCGGCGGTCTTCCCGTTGTCGGCCTGGCTGCCGGACAGCTACCCGACGGCGCCGGCCCCGGTCACCGCCGTCTTCGCGGGTCTGCTCACCAAGGTCGGCGTGTACGCGATCATTCGTACCGAGACGTTGCTGTTTCCCGGTGGGCACGCCGACACGCTGCTGATGGTCGTCGCCGGGCTGACCATGGTGGTCGGCATCCTCGGCGCGGTGGCCCAGTCCGACCTGAAGCGGCTCTTCTCCTTCACCCTGGTCAGCCACATCGGCTACATGATCTTCGGGGTGGCGTTGAGTACCGCCGCCGGGCTCTCCGGCGCGATCTTCTACGTGGTCCACCACATCACCATCCAGACCACGCTGTTCCTGGTCGCGGGTCTGGTCGAGGAGCGCGCCGGAAGCACGGACCTACGCCGCATCGGCGGGCTGGCCCGGGTCGCGCCGCTGCTCGGGGTGCTGTTCTTCGTCCCGGCCATGAACCTCGCCGGGGTGCCACCGTTCTCCGGCTTCCTCGGCAAGCTCGGTCTGCTCCAGGCCGGGGTGGCCGCCGGTGGGCCACTGCCCGGGGTGCTGGTGGCCGCCGGCACGGTGACCAGCCTGCTCACCCTGTACGTGGCGTCCCGGGTGTGGAACATCGCCTTCTGGCGAGCGCCCCGGCTGGCCACCGGCGATCCCGTCGTCCGGCTGCCGAGGCTGATGGTCGGGGCCACCGTGGCCCTGGTCGCTCTCGGACTGGCGCTGACCGTGCTGGCCGGTCCGCTCTTCGACGTCACCGCCGACGCGGCGGCCGACCTGCGTCTGCGTACCCCGTACGTGCGTGCGGTGCTGCCGGGCGGTGAACCGTGA
- a CDS encoding Na(+)/H(+) antiporter subunit C has translation MSASDAGPTLVMVVAVAVLFGCGVILLLERSLTRILLGVILLGNGVNLLILLGGRSGGAPIVGSGPVDRMSDPLPQAMVLTSIVITFGFTAFLLAVAYRSWYLSGDDEVPDDLEDRQIIRRAGRNEMGAVDHGGEGPNGDPEQVDPEPARRRLRRGDDS, from the coding sequence GTGAGCGCGAGCGACGCTGGGCCGACCTTGGTGATGGTGGTGGCCGTCGCGGTGTTGTTCGGGTGCGGGGTGATCCTGCTGTTGGAGCGCAGCCTGACCCGGATCCTGCTGGGTGTGATCCTGCTCGGCAACGGGGTGAACCTGTTGATCCTGCTGGGTGGGCGGTCGGGTGGGGCGCCGATCGTCGGCTCGGGTCCGGTGGATCGGATGAGCGACCCGCTGCCGCAGGCGATGGTGTTGACCTCCATCGTGATCACCTTCGGGTTCACCGCGTTCCTGCTCGCTGTGGCGTACCGCAGTTGGTATCTGTCGGGTGACGACGAGGTGCCCGACGACCTGGAGGACCGGCAGATCATCCGCCGGGCCGGGCGCAACGAGATGGGTGCCGTCGACCATGGTGGGGAGGGGCCGAACGGCGACCCGGAGCAGGTCGATCCGGAGCCCGCCCGTCGTCGGCTGCGGCGCGGGGACGACTCGTGA
- a CDS encoding Na+/H+ antiporter subunit A codes for MLVLLVLHLVAALAAPLLVRWWGSSACYPLALAPAAAFCWAVARTPAVADGGAVVETYPWVGQLGLDIALRLTTLSWLMTLLIGGVGALVLVYSARYFDAGSTGLAQFAGVLVAFAGAMLALVFADDLLLLYVGWELTTIFSYLLIGHSTERRSSRWAAAQALTVTTLGGLAMLVGFIMLGEHAGTYRWSQITAEGLPDGGYLITAVLLILVGALSKSAVLPFNSWLPVAMAAPTPVSAYLHAAAMVKAGVYLVGLLAPVLATVGPWRPVVQVAGVATMLVGGWAALRQTDLKLLLAYGTVSQLGLLIAVTGSGTPDAALAGVAMLLAHALFKAALFLVVGIIDHSAGTRDLRELTGLRHWSRPLFVVAVLAAASMAGVPPLVGFVSKEAVFAAFTDQPVLLTGLVAGTVLTVAYSARFLWGAFADRTGVEPVRPGPVAASLLVPPAVLAGVGLLAGPAASVLDDLLRPYADLLGGVDAHLALWSGPTPALGLSVVALVGGGLLFALRGPLAPVLARLRAPVGGNQGYEWIVGRFDRLAIEVTGATQRGSLPQYLGVILVSLVLVPGTAMLSAGPWRARLPLWDSLLQPVVVVVIAVAAVLAVGARRRLTAMLLVGMTGYGTAMLFVLHGAPDLALTQFLVETATIAVFVLVLRRLPERFSARPLRRTRWVRRVIGVAVGVVAAGLALTAAGARRAPDISAVFPDLAVMQGYGRNVVNVTLVDIRAWDTMGELAVLVVAATGVASLIFERSRTGPRPRRPEADRRLTESGRSVWLRGGPTLYEERRSIVLEVVIRLIFHTVVLFSLFLLFSGHNAPGGGFAGGLVAGLALVVRYLAGGRYELTEAAPIGAGAILGAGLAVSAGSGVVALLAGGAVLESAKLDQTLPVVGDTHLVTSLFFDIGVYLVVIGLVLDILRSLGAEVDRHIEAAGEAPGGLAVDKGDRP; via the coding sequence GTGCTGGTACTGCTCGTCCTCCACCTCGTGGCGGCCCTCGCCGCACCGCTGCTCGTCCGGTGGTGGGGTTCCAGCGCGTGCTACCCGCTGGCGCTGGCACCGGCCGCCGCCTTCTGCTGGGCCGTGGCCCGCACCCCGGCCGTCGCCGACGGCGGGGCCGTGGTCGAGACGTACCCCTGGGTCGGTCAGTTGGGTTTGGACATCGCGTTGCGGCTCACCACGCTGTCCTGGCTGATGACGCTGCTGATCGGCGGCGTCGGCGCGCTGGTGCTGGTCTACAGCGCCCGCTACTTCGACGCCGGCTCGACCGGGCTCGCGCAGTTCGCCGGGGTCCTGGTCGCGTTCGCCGGCGCGATGCTCGCCCTGGTCTTCGCCGACGACCTGCTGCTGCTCTACGTCGGTTGGGAGTTGACCACGATCTTCTCCTACCTGCTGATCGGGCACAGCACCGAACGGCGTTCCAGCCGGTGGGCGGCGGCGCAGGCGTTGACGGTCACCACGCTGGGCGGGCTCGCCATGCTGGTCGGGTTCATCATGCTGGGCGAGCACGCCGGCACCTACCGCTGGTCGCAGATCACCGCCGAAGGGCTGCCCGACGGCGGCTACCTGATCACGGCCGTGCTGCTGATCCTGGTCGGCGCGTTGTCCAAGTCGGCGGTGCTGCCGTTCAACTCCTGGCTGCCGGTGGCGATGGCGGCACCCACGCCGGTCAGCGCGTACCTGCACGCCGCGGCGATGGTCAAGGCCGGCGTCTACCTGGTCGGGCTGCTCGCGCCGGTGCTCGCCACGGTCGGCCCGTGGCGGCCGGTGGTGCAGGTCGCCGGCGTGGCGACGATGCTCGTCGGTGGCTGGGCGGCGCTGCGGCAGACCGATCTGAAGTTACTGCTGGCGTACGGGACGGTCAGTCAACTCGGTCTGCTGATCGCGGTCACCGGCTCGGGCACCCCGGACGCGGCCCTGGCCGGCGTGGCGATGCTGCTGGCGCACGCGTTGTTCAAGGCGGCGTTGTTCCTGGTCGTCGGCATCATCGACCACAGCGCGGGCACCCGTGACCTGCGCGAGTTGACCGGACTGCGGCACTGGTCCCGGCCGCTGTTCGTGGTGGCGGTGCTCGCCGCGGCGTCGATGGCGGGGGTGCCGCCGCTGGTCGGCTTCGTGTCCAAGGAGGCGGTGTTCGCCGCGTTCACCGATCAGCCGGTGCTCCTCACCGGCCTGGTCGCCGGAACGGTGCTCACCGTCGCGTACAGCGCACGTTTCCTCTGGGGCGCGTTCGCCGACCGGACGGGCGTCGAACCGGTCCGACCGGGGCCGGTGGCCGCGTCGTTGCTGGTGCCACCGGCGGTGCTCGCCGGGGTGGGTCTGCTCGCCGGTCCGGCCGCGAGCGTGCTGGACGACCTGCTGCGCCCGTACGCCGATCTGCTCGGTGGGGTGGACGCGCACCTGGCGCTCTGGTCCGGGCCGACTCCGGCGCTCGGCCTGTCCGTGGTGGCGCTCGTCGGCGGTGGCCTGCTCTTCGCCCTGCGTGGGCCGTTGGCCCCGGTGCTGGCCCGCCTGCGCGCGCCGGTCGGCGGCAACCAGGGGTACGAGTGGATCGTGGGCCGCTTCGACCGGCTGGCCATCGAGGTCACCGGCGCGACCCAGCGTGGTTCCCTGCCGCAGTATCTGGGCGTCATCCTGGTCTCCCTGGTGCTGGTGCCCGGCACGGCGATGCTCTCCGCCGGCCCGTGGCGGGCTCGGCTCCCACTCTGGGACAGCCTGCTGCAACCGGTGGTCGTCGTGGTGATCGCGGTCGCCGCGGTGTTGGCGGTCGGTGCCCGTCGCCGCCTGACCGCGATGCTGCTGGTGGGGATGACCGGCTACGGCACGGCGATGCTGTTCGTCCTGCACGGGGCACCCGACCTGGCGCTCACCCAGTTCCTGGTGGAGACCGCGACGATCGCGGTCTTCGTGCTGGTGCTGCGTCGGCTGCCGGAGCGGTTCTCGGCCCGCCCGCTGCGCCGTACCCGGTGGGTCCGCCGGGTGATCGGGGTGGCGGTGGGTGTGGTGGCCGCCGGGCTTGCCCTCACCGCCGCCGGTGCCCGCCGGGCACCGGACATCTCCGCCGTCTTCCCGGACCTGGCGGTCATGCAGGGGTACGGCCGCAACGTGGTCAACGTGACCCTCGTCGACATCCGGGCCTGGGACACCATGGGGGAGTTGGCGGTGCTGGTGGTGGCCGCGACCGGGGTGGCCAGCCTCATCTTCGAGCGCTCCCGCACCGGGCCGCGACCGCGCCGACCGGAGGCGGACCGCCGACTGACCGAGTCGGGCCGGTCGGTGTGGCTGCGCGGTGGCCCCACCCTCTACGAGGAGCGTCGCTCGATCGTGTTGGAGGTGGTCATCCGGCTGATCTTCCACACCGTGGTGCTGTTCTCCCTCTTCCTGCTCTTCTCCGGGCACAACGCGCCGGGCGGTGGCTTCGCCGGCGGCCTGGTGGCGGGTCTCGCCCTGGTGGTGCGCTATCTGGCCGGTGGCCGGTACGAGTTGACCGAGGCCGCTCCGATCGGCGCCGGTGCGATCCTCGGCGCGGGGCTGGCCGTGTCGGCGGGCAGTGGGGTGGTGGCGTTGTTGGCCGGTGGCGCGGTGCTGGAGAGCGCCAAGCTCGACCAGACCCTGCCAGTGGTCGGTGACACCCACCTGGTGACGTCGCTCTTCTTCGACATCGGCGTGTACCTGGTCGTGATCGGGTTGGTGCTGGACATCCTGCGCAGCCTCGGCGCGGAGGTGGACCGGCACATCGAGGCCGCCGGGGAGGCACCCGGTGGCCTGGCCGTCGACAAGGGGGACCGGCCGTGA
- a CDS encoding Na+/H+ antiporter subunit E, producing the protein MTGPPGRTRDDGGSPVSRGGLGRWRDQLVALGWLVLVWILLWGDVNWANLVGGLLVGTAVLFFYPLPAVTFGGRLRPGALLVFAGRFVVELVRASIHIARIAVQPGYRPRGAIIAVQLRVRTDLNLALTAEAVSLVPGTLIIEVDRRSATLFVHVLDTHRPSDLSAARKRTLAVERRLIRAVGSAAELRLVESRPVEKGTDS; encoded by the coding sequence GTGACCGGCCCGCCCGGGCGGACCCGAGACGACGGCGGGTCGCCGGTGTCGCGCGGCGGGCTCGGACGCTGGCGGGACCAGCTGGTGGCGCTCGGCTGGCTGGTGCTGGTCTGGATCCTGCTCTGGGGTGACGTCAACTGGGCGAACCTCGTCGGCGGCCTGCTGGTCGGCACGGCGGTGCTGTTCTTCTACCCGCTGCCGGCGGTCACCTTCGGCGGTCGGCTCCGGCCGGGGGCGCTGCTGGTGTTCGCCGGCCGGTTCGTCGTCGAACTGGTCCGCGCGAGCATTCACATCGCCCGGATCGCCGTGCAGCCCGGCTACCGGCCGCGCGGCGCGATCATCGCGGTCCAGCTACGGGTGCGTACGGACCTGAACCTGGCGCTCACCGCGGAGGCGGTCTCGCTGGTGCCCGGCACGCTGATCATCGAGGTGGACCGGCGGTCCGCGACCCTCTTCGTGCACGTGCTGGACACCCATCGGCCGTCGGACCTGTCCGCGGCCCGCAAGCGCACGCTCGCCGTCGAGCGCCGTCTCATCCGTGCCGTGGGTTCCGCCGCCGAACTGCGACTTGTCGAGTCCCGACCCGTCGAGAAGGGAACCGATTCATGA